The Hymenobacter sp. DG25A nucleotide sequence GAGCTGTTTAAGCGCATGATTGGCAAAGTGAACGAGGACACGGTACAGTTCCTGTTCCGGGCCGACATTCCTTCCCAGCAGGGCGAAGCCGCCGAGCCGGAGTTCTACGTGGAGGACGAACTGCCTCAGCCTGCCCCCAAGCCCAAGCTGAAAGCCCAGAAAGAGGTATCCACTACCTCACTGGGTGCCGGCCCGGAAGATCTGGAGCAGGATGGTGCCATGACTCAGGTACTGGAAAAGCAGCAGCCCGCCCGCAGCCAGAAAATTGCCAACCGCAACGATAAAGTAAGCGTGCAGTATATGGACGGCCGCATTGTGCGCGACGTGAAATACAAGAGCGTGGAAGATGACGTGGTGAACAACCGCGCCGTCCTCATCGACTAAGCTTTTGGCGCCCTAACTGCGTAATAAAACAGTGGCAGGTAAATTTTTACCTGCCACTGCTGTTTGCCCGCCATTTCGTTTCTCTGCCCTATGCGTACACCTTCCCCCGCTGAGTTAGCTGCCCGCATCGACCATACGCTTCTGCGCCCCGATGCCACGCAGGCCCAGATTGCGCAATTGTGCGCCGAAGCCGCGCAACACCGTTTTGCCTCCGTATGCGTGCCACCCGCCTTTGTGCGGTATGCGGTGGAGGAGCTGTACGGTACCGGCGTGCCCGTTTGCACCGTAGTGGGCTTTCCGCTGGGGTATCAGATTGCCAAGGTGAAGTTCTTTGAAGCCCACCAGGCCCTGACCGACGGTGCCCGCGAAATTGACGTGGTGATGAACATTGCCGCCTTTAAATCGGGGCAGCTGGAAGAAGTGGAGGAGGAGCTGGGCCAGCTCACGGAGCTGTGCCGGTTTAAAAATGCCCTGCTGAAAGTGATTATTGAAACCGCGCTGCTAAGCGAGGAGGAAATCATTACTGCCTGCCAATTGTGCGCGGAAGCGGGCGTTGACTTTGTGAAAACGTCCACCGGTTTTGCCAGCCGCGGGGCTTCCGTAGCTGATATTGTATTGATGCGCCGCCATTTGCCGGCCCGGATTCGTATTAAAGCCGCGGGCGGAATTCGCACGCGCACGGCGGCCCTGGCCCTCGTGGCTGCCGGCGCCGACCGGCTCGGTTCTTCCAATAGTGTGGCTTTGCTGCAACCCGATGAAACACCTGCTACTTCGTAACGTGCTGCTGCTCGCCGCTCTACTTAACCTGGGTGCCTGCGCCGCCACCGCCCCCGGCGCTTCCTCGTCTGACTCCACGGCCCGGCGCAACGCCCCCCTAGAAGCTGCTGAGGACCTGAGCCGCTTCCGGCCGGTGTTCACTCTGCCCAAAACCCCGGCCACGCCGGCCCCCGCAGCTGTGCGCCCCAACGTAACGCCGGTAAACCAGGTAAATGCCCAAGTAGAACAGCGCCTGCGCGACCAGGCCTACACCAATCAGAACGTGAAATATGCCCAAGGCTACCGCATTCTGGCCTACGTAGGGCTGGAGCGTGACCAGGCCATGGCCATCCGTCGCGCCGTTATCAGCCGCTACCCCGAAGAAACCGACTACCTCACCTTCAAGCAGCCGGTGTTCCGCCTCTGGGTAGGCGACTACCTGAACCGGCTGGATGCCGAGCAGGCCCTGCTGCGCATTAAGCCCTACGCGCCCAAGGCTGAGCTGCAGTCTACGCAGGTAGTCCTGAACAAAAGCACCCTTTAGCCCCACGGTATGGCCTTTCTGCGGGAATTGCAGTGGGATGAGCTGGAGGTTTTGCAGGCTCTGGAAGACGTGCCAACGGAAGGCGCAGGCGGTAGCCTTCATTACCGCGTGCAGCAGCACGACCTGCAGCTGCGCGTGTCTTTGTGGCCGCAGCATGGCTTCGTAGATGTACTCCTGCTGCAAGCCACTACGCAGACCGTTTTACTGGATATGACGGTGGCCGTGCGGGGTCGCATACGCTACAACAACGATAAGCGCGGCGAATACCTGGAGCTGGCCGATTGCCTGTTGATAAACCGCATGCTTTCCACTGATGAGCAGCTGGAAGCTGCTTTCAGTCCCAATACCCCGGGCCGGCCGCTCCTGCTTACCGTGCGCCCGCACCTGAGCGTGTTGTTTGAGTAAGCGCTGGCCTATTATTCCTGGATATCTCTACCGTATCTTGCCCCCTATGCAGCATCTGATTTCCCGTCTTAAAGCCCTGGCCGCTGAGTCGGCCGCCACCACCGTTGGCTGGCGCCAGCACTTACACGCCCACCCGGAGCTTTCCTTTGAGGAGTTTTCTACCGCCGCTTTCGTTACCGAGCAGCTGCGCCAGATGGGCCTCAACCCCCAGCCCCTGGCCAAAACCGGCGTGGTAGCGCTTATTGAAGGCCGCAACCCCGGCAGCCGGGTAGTGGCCCTGCGCGGCGACATGGACGCGCTGCCCATTCAGGAGCAGAATGAAGTAGCGTACAAATCCACCAACCCCGGCGTGATGCACGCCTGCGGCCACGATGTGCACACTTCCTCTTTGTTAGGAGTTGCCTATATCCTCACGCAGCTGCGCGACGAGTTTGAAGGCACCGTAAAGCTGATTTTTCAGCCCGGCGAGGAAAAGCTGCCCGGTGGTGCCTCCCTTATGATCAAGGAAGGCGTGCTGGAAAACCCCAAACCCGCCAGCGTACTGGGTCAGCACGTATTTCCCATGCTGCCGGCCGGCCAAATTGGTATCCGGGCGGGCCGCTATATGGCTAGTACCGATGAGCTGTACCTGACCGTGCGTGGCAAAGGCGGCCACGGCGCCATGCCCGAGCAAAACCTGGACCCCGTGCTGGTGGCCGCCCATATCATTGTGGCGGCCCAGCAGATTGTGAGTCGTCGGGCCAATCCCAAGCTGCCTTCGGTGCTGTCCTTTGGGAAGGTTATTGCCAACGGGGCAACCAATGTTATTCCCAACGAGGTGTACATGGAAGGTACTTTCCGCACCCTGAATGAGGAGTGGCGCCAGGAAGCCCACCAGCACCTGCGCAAGCTCTGCGAAGGTCTGGCCGAGTCTATGGGTGCCACCTGCGAGCTGGAAATCCGGCACGGCTACCCCTACCTGGAAAACGAGCCTCAGCTCACGGCCCGCGTGCGCGCCGCAGCGGAAGAATATCTGGGCGCAGAAAACGTAATTGAGCTGGACCAGTGGATGGCCGCCGAGGACTTCGCCTATTTCTCGCAGGCCGCTGATGCCTGTTTCTACCGCCTAGGTACCCGCGCCGCCGATGGCCGCTTTGCCTCCTCCGTGCATACCCCCACTTTCGACGTCGACCCCAAAGCCCTGGAAGTGGGCCCCGGCTTGATGGCCTGGCTGACGTTGCGTGAACTGGCGGCTTTTACTACTACTGATACTGACGCGGCCACGGCCGAAACGGCCCATGCGTAAGCTTTTCTTGGTATTGCTGGTTGGCCTGTGCGCCGGTACCGCCCAGGCGCAAAGCCGCCGCGTGGGGTATGATCTGGAGCTGTGGCCCGAGCTGCAGGCCGAATACGCATTTACAAACTTGGGCTACGCATTTCTGAGTGCGGGCGGCTTGCGCACCACGAACACGGACATTAATAACCCCGGCGGCTTTTACCGCAAGCAGCTGAAGGCCGGCTACGAAACCTGGCTGAATGAGCAATGGAGCCTGGGCGGCACAGCCCGGTACAGCCATTTGGAAGGCAGCAATGAGTTTGCGCCGGAAATTCTGCTGCGGCACCAGAGCACTATTGGCGCCTTCACCTTCGGGCAACGCGTGGGGGCGGAATACCGCTTTGCCAACACGCCGGACCAGACCCGCGGGCTGACGCGTCTGCGGCTGGATGTGGAGCGGCAACTGCCGCTGGGCAGCACTATTATGCTGCGCCCGCGCTTGTCGTACGA carries:
- the deoC gene encoding deoxyribose-phosphate aldolase; amino-acid sequence: MRTPSPAELAARIDHTLLRPDATQAQIAQLCAEAAQHRFASVCVPPAFVRYAVEELYGTGVPVCTVVGFPLGYQIAKVKFFEAHQALTDGAREIDVVMNIAAFKSGQLEEVEEELGQLTELCRFKNALLKVIIETALLSEEEIITACQLCAEAGVDFVKTSTGFASRGASVADIVLMRRHLPARIRIKAAGGIRTRTAALALVAAGADRLGSSNSVALLQPDETPATS
- a CDS encoding M20 family metallopeptidase, whose protein sequence is MQHLISRLKALAAESAATTVGWRQHLHAHPELSFEEFSTAAFVTEQLRQMGLNPQPLAKTGVVALIEGRNPGSRVVALRGDMDALPIQEQNEVAYKSTNPGVMHACGHDVHTSSLLGVAYILTQLRDEFEGTVKLIFQPGEEKLPGGASLMIKEGVLENPKPASVLGQHVFPMLPAGQIGIRAGRYMASTDELYLTVRGKGGHGAMPEQNLDPVLVAAHIIVAAQQIVSRRANPKLPSVLSFGKVIANGATNVIPNEVYMEGTFRTLNEEWRQEAHQHLRKLCEGLAESMGATCELEIRHGYPYLENEPQLTARVRAAAEEYLGAENVIELDQWMAAEDFAYFSQAADACFYRLGTRAADGRFASSVHTPTFDVDPKALEVGPGLMAWLTLRELAAFTTTDTDAATAETAHA